A single genomic interval of Daucus carota subsp. sativus chromosome 1, DH1 v3.0, whole genome shotgun sequence harbors:
- the LOC108211681 gene encoding homeobox-leucine zipper protein ROC7-like — MSGIYQATSDMGSAANGAIMNQNSQSPGEESAQPPLKRMRETGSSSGPNKKDSKKSSRRHSFHQKRAMESFFQIRQHPGHEERRRLSHDLGLEPSQVKFWFQNKRTQMKVLQDKNDSGSLESENQRLTELKNKMLAALRNIECIRCSGDLKKVDSETHQLQLENARLRAEHEKVSAIASSMRENPDF; from the exons ATGTCTGGGATATATCAGGCGACGTCGGACATGGGGTCTGCGGCAAATGGTGCAATCATGAACCAGAACTCCCAGAGTCCA GGAGAAGAAAGTGCCCAACCGCCATTGAAGAGAATGCGTGAGACCGGTAGTAGCTCAGGACCCAACAAGAAAGACTCCAAGAAAAGCTCTCGCAGGCACTCATTCCATCAGAAACGGGCTATGGAATC GTTTTTCCAAATACGTCAACACCCTGGTCACGAAGAAAGACGTCGGCTTAGTCATGATTTGGGTCTCGAACCGAGTCAAGTCAAATTCTGGTTTCAGAACAAGCGAACACAGATGAAG GTTCTGCAGGATAAAAATGACAGTGGTTCACTGGAGAGTGAAAATCAGAGGTTGACAGAATTGAAAAACAAAATGCTAGCCGCACTGAGAAACATTGAATGCATTCGCTGTTCAGGAGATCTGAAAAAGGTGGATTCTGAAACACATCAGCTTCAGCTCGAGAATGCTCGGCTAAGAGCGGAG CACGAGAAAGTTTCTGCTATTGCCTCAAGCATGAGAGAGAACCCAGATTTCTGA
- the LOC108211691 gene encoding dolichol-phosphate mannose synthase subunit 2, with translation MELADRAVGFLLSFISLSIFTYYTFWVIILPFVHGDHFVHKYFLPQEYAILIPVFAGVTLLSFLCIFIGYVMLKSKKKKA, from the exons ATGGAATTAGCAGACAGAGCAGTGGGATTTCTCTTATCATTTATTAGCTTGTCAATTTTCACGTATTACACCTTTTGGGTAATCATCCTG CCATTTGTTCACGGTGATCATTTCGTGCATAAATACTTTCTACCTCAAGAATATGCGATCCTCATTCCTGTGTTTGCCGGTGTGACGCTCCTAAGCTTCTTGTGTATATTCATTGGATATGTGATGCTAAAATCGAAAAAGAAAAAGGCTTAG